A genomic stretch from Thermomonospora umbrina includes:
- a CDS encoding NCS2 family permease yields MTETTGRTGAHGRLDRLFDLSGRDTSVPREVRGGFTTFFAMAYIILLNPIILGGAKDVTGAALSIPQLTTMTALSAAIATVIMGLVGNTPLALAAGLGINAVVAYQAAPQMTWPQAMGLVVLEGLVIVLLALTGIRERIMNAIPLDLKHAIAVGIGAFIALIGLVDAGFVTSGEAGPPLALGVAGRLSTWPVVVFVFGLLLMIVLYTRRVPGAILLGIVLATVVAVVIEAGAGIPAGGWGVVTPEMPDRLVSAPDFGLLFQVDVFGGFGRAGFVTALVVLFTLVLSGFFDAMGTILGISDEAGLVDEKGRVPRLGRILAVDGLSAGLGGLTSSSANTVFVESAAGVGEGARTGLANLVTGALFACTLFLTPLAATVPAQAAAPALVVVGALMMTQVAKVHWNDPDMAIPAFLTIVMMPFTYSITNGIGAGLVVYAVVKAGRGRWGEVRYPLWIAAAVFAVYFALDPIEDLLGIG; encoded by the coding sequence ATGACGGAGACCACCGGGCGCACCGGGGCCCATGGCAGGCTGGACCGGTTATTCGACCTGTCCGGCCGGGACACCTCCGTCCCCCGGGAGGTGCGGGGCGGGTTCACCACGTTCTTCGCGATGGCGTACATCATCCTGCTGAACCCGATCATCCTCGGCGGGGCCAAGGACGTCACCGGCGCGGCGCTGTCGATCCCGCAGCTCACCACGATGACCGCGCTGTCGGCGGCGATCGCCACCGTGATCATGGGACTGGTCGGCAACACCCCGCTGGCGCTGGCCGCCGGGCTCGGCATCAACGCGGTGGTCGCCTACCAGGCCGCCCCGCAGATGACCTGGCCGCAGGCGATGGGCCTGGTGGTGCTGGAGGGCCTGGTCATCGTGCTGCTGGCGCTCACCGGGATCCGCGAACGGATCATGAACGCCATCCCGCTGGACCTCAAGCACGCCATCGCGGTCGGCATCGGCGCGTTCATCGCGCTGATCGGGCTCGTCGACGCCGGCTTCGTCACCTCGGGCGAGGCGGGTCCACCGCTGGCGCTGGGGGTCGCGGGGAGGCTGTCGACCTGGCCGGTCGTGGTGTTCGTCTTCGGGCTGCTCCTGATGATCGTCCTCTACACGCGGCGGGTGCCCGGCGCGATCCTGCTCGGCATCGTCCTCGCGACGGTCGTCGCCGTCGTCATCGAGGCCGGGGCGGGGATTCCCGCCGGGGGCTGGGGCGTCGTGACCCCGGAGATGCCCGACCGGCTGGTGTCGGCCCCCGACTTCGGGCTGCTGTTCCAGGTGGACGTGTTCGGGGGCTTCGGCCGCGCCGGGTTCGTCACCGCCCTGGTGGTGCTGTTCACGCTGGTGCTGTCGGGCTTCTTCGACGCGATGGGCACCATCCTGGGCATCAGCGACGAGGCCGGGCTGGTGGACGAGAAGGGCCGGGTGCCCCGGCTCGGCCGCATTTTGGCGGTGGACGGGCTGTCGGCCGGGCTCGGCGGCCTCACCAGCTCCTCGGCCAACACCGTCTTCGTGGAGTCGGCCGCCGGAGTCGGCGAGGGCGCCCGCACCGGCCTGGCCAACCTGGTCACCGGCGCGCTGTTCGCCTGCACCCTGTTCCTGACCCCGCTGGCCGCCACGGTCCCCGCGCAGGCCGCCGCGCCCGCCCTGGTCGTGGTGGGCGCGCTGATGATGACCCAGGTCGCCAAGGTCCATTGGAACGATCCGGACATGGCGATCCCGGCGTTCCTGACGATCGTGATGATGCCGTTCACCTACTCGATCACCAACGGGATCGGGGCCGGGCTCGTGGTGTACGCGGTCGTCAAGGCCGGGCGCGGCCGGTGGGGCGAGGTGCGGTACCCGCTGTGGATCGCCGCCGCGGTCTTCGCCGTCTACTTCGCCCTCGACCCGATCGAGGATCTGCTCGGTATCGGCTGA
- a CDS encoding glycerate kinase produces the protein MVSAASPSGHVLVAPGRFKGSLSASEAAARLAAGLRRARPGVPIMELPLADGGDGTVEAAVVAGWRRVEVKVGGPTGHPVTASLALRDGTAVVELAEASGLRQLPGGRPAPMTATSLGTGHLIAHAVRLGARRVVLGVGGGACTDGGAGLVQGLGGRLLDAGGKELPPGGAALRGLHRLDLRGMADLSRIQVVVAGDADIPLLGRTGAAAAHGPRTGAGREEVRLLEAGLRRWADLAEAASRRTSRDRAGAGAGGGTAFAALTFLGARVLPGSAYMLELLGFADKARTARLVITGEGSLDVHTLRGRAPVGAARAAARSGTPVIAVTGRRGLTGEQLRRARIQATYALTDIEPDVERCMRQAGPLLEQLTVAIADEWLPPA, from the coding sequence GTGGTCTCCGCAGCATCCCCCTCCGGCCATGTGCTGGTGGCCCCCGGCAGGTTCAAGGGGTCGCTCAGCGCGTCCGAGGCCGCGGCCCGGCTGGCGGCCGGGCTGCGGCGGGCCAGGCCCGGGGTGCCGATCATGGAGCTGCCGCTGGCCGACGGCGGCGACGGCACGGTCGAGGCCGCCGTGGTGGCCGGCTGGCGGCGGGTGGAGGTCAAGGTCGGCGGGCCCACCGGGCACCCGGTGACCGCCTCGCTGGCGCTGCGGGACGGCACCGCGGTGGTGGAGCTGGCCGAGGCGTCCGGGCTGCGGCAGTTGCCGGGCGGGCGGCCGGCGCCGATGACCGCCACCAGCCTGGGCACCGGCCACCTGATCGCGCACGCGGTGCGGCTGGGGGCGCGCCGCGTGGTCCTCGGGGTCGGCGGCGGCGCCTGCACCGACGGCGGCGCCGGGCTGGTCCAGGGCCTCGGCGGACGGCTGCTCGACGCGGGCGGCAAGGAGCTGCCGCCCGGCGGGGCCGCGCTGCGCGGCCTGCACCGTCTGGACCTGCGGGGCATGGCCGACCTGTCGCGGATCCAGGTGGTCGTGGCCGGGGACGCCGACATCCCCCTGCTGGGGCGGACGGGGGCGGCGGCGGCCCACGGGCCCCGCACCGGCGCGGGCCGCGAGGAGGTGCGGCTGCTGGAGGCGGGTCTGCGCCGGTGGGCCGACCTGGCCGAGGCGGCGTCCCGGCGGACCTCCCGCGACCGGGCGGGGGCCGGCGCGGGCGGCGGCACGGCCTTCGCCGCGCTCACCTTCCTCGGCGCGCGGGTGCTGCCGGGCAGCGCGTACATGCTGGAGCTGCTGGGGTTCGCCGACAAGGCCAGGACCGCCCGACTGGTGATCACCGGTGAGGGGTCGCTGGACGTCCACACGCTGCGCGGGCGCGCCCCGGTCGGGGCGGCGCGGGCCGCCGCCCGGTCCGGCACCCCGGTGATCGCGGTGACCGGGCGGCGCGGGCTGACCGGCGAGCAGCTCCGCCGCGCCCGGATCCAGGCCACGTACGCGCTGACCGACATCGAGCCCGACGTGGAACGCTGCATGCGGCAGGCGGGCCCGCTGCTGGAGCAGCTCACGGTCGCGATCGCCGACGAGTGGCTGCCGCCGGCCTGA